CTGCTCCTGGCCCACCTCACCGCGACCGGCCGGCTGTCCGGCGGCGAACCCGCCGCCCGCTGCCTGGACCCCCGCCGCCCCGTCGGCCCGGACCCCGTCATCCTCACCCACCTGATCACCCACACCGCCGGACTGCCCCGGCTGCCCGCCGACTTCTACCCCCGCGCGCTGCCCGCCTGGCGCACCAACCCCTACGCCCGCTACTCCGCCGAACGCGTCGTCGCCGCCTTCGTGCGCCACCGCCCCCGGCACCGCCCCGGCACCCGCTGGCGCTACTCCAACTTCGGCGTCGCCGTCCTCGGCCACGCCCTCGCCGCCGCCCTCCAGACCCCCTGGGACACCCTCCTCGCCGAGGAGGTGCTGCGCCCGCTCGCCCTGACCGGCACCGCCCTCACGGCCACCGGACCGGACGCCGACGCCACCGGCCACCGCGGCGACGGCACCCCCGTGCCCGCGCTCGACGCCGGCGGCTTCCGCGCCGCGGGAGCCGTCCGGGCCACCCCCGGCGACCTGCTCACCCTCCTGGAGGCCCACCTCGACCCCCCGCCCGGCTCCCCCCTCGCCGGGGCACTGCACGCGGTGCGCCGGCCGGTGCTGCGGCGCGGACTCGGACACCGGCACGAGCACACGCTCACCTGGTTCCGGCACCCCACCGGCCACGGGCCGATGTACTTCCACTCCGGGGCCACCCTCGGCCAGCAGACCTTCCTCGGCTTCCGGCCCGACACGGGCACGGCCCTGGCGGCCGTCTGCACCCGCCGGTTCCGCGCCCGCGACCCGTTCGTACCGACCGCGTACGCGCTGCTCGCCGAGGGCGTCCGGGGCCCCGCCCCCGGCACACCCTGAGGGCGGCCGCGCCGGGTCAGGGGGCCGCGCCGGTCAGGGCGAGGAACTCGGCGCGGGAGCGGGCGTCGGAGCGCAGCAGACCGAGCAGGGTGGAGGTCATGGTGCTGCTGCCGGCGGCGCGCACGCCGCGCAGGGTCATGCAGGAGTGTTCGGCCTCGATCACCACCCCGACGCCCTTGGGCTCCAGTTGGGTCTCCAGCCAGTCGGCGACCTGTTTGGTCAGGCGTTCCTGGACCTGCGGACGGCAGGCGAAGTGCTCGACGACCCGGGCCAGCTTGGACAGGCCGAGGATCCGCGCGCCGGGCAGGTAACCGACGTGCGCCACACCGACGAACGGCAGCAGATGGTGCTCGCAGACGGACCGCACGGGGATGCGGCGGGCCAGGACGAGTTCGTCGTAGTGCTCGTCGTTGGGGAAGGTGGTCAGGTCGAAGGCGCGCGGGCTGAACAGCTCGGCGTAGGCGCGCGCCATCCGGCCCGGTGTGCCGCGCAGGCTCTCGGAGG
The DNA window shown above is from Streptomyces sp. NBC_00670 and carries:
- a CDS encoding serine hydrolase domain-containing protein; the encoded protein is MSAPARPHRPAPLDDEEALRRRLDAAVTAVDAPDVVLALSHHGHRTVHHGGTRTPPPVPREHLRYETGSASKVYAGLLLAHLTATGRLSGGEPAARCLDPRRPVGPDPVILTHLITHTAGLPRLPADFYPRALPAWRTNPYARYSAERVVAAFVRHRPRHRPGTRWRYSNFGVAVLGHALAAALQTPWDTLLAEEVLRPLALTGTALTATGPDADATGHRGDGTPVPALDAGGFRAAGAVRATPGDLLTLLEAHLDPPPGSPLAGALHAVRRPVLRRGLGHRHEHTLTWFRHPTGHGPMYFHSGATLGQQTFLGFRPDTGTALAAVCTRRFRARDPFVPTAYALLAEGVRGPAPGTP
- the folE gene encoding GTP cyclohydrolase I FolE, yielding MTERPDRATARIPARDAEETRPARPALRVVDEPRALDLAAAETAAGQFLAALGVSTASESLRGTPGRMARAYAELFSPRAFDLTTFPNDEHYDELVLARRIPVRSVCEHHLLPFVGVAHVGYLPGARILGLSKLARVVEHFACRPQVQERLTKQVADWLETQLEPKGVGVVIEAEHSCMTLRGVRAAGSSTMTSTLLGLLRSDARSRAEFLALTGAAP